A genomic window from Gossypium hirsutum isolate 1008001.06 chromosome D10, Gossypium_hirsutum_v2.1, whole genome shotgun sequence includes:
- the LOC107915086 gene encoding uncharacterized protein isoform X1 gives MESRSRLSSMLSYAIFLVTLSGLATLSDSTQQAFKRDPGLPHWHHSAFLEVRDSVRSDVRRTLHTRAEVPFQVPLEVNVVLIGLNGDGGYRYNVDSQKLEEFLRVSFPSHRPSCLETEEPLDIEHHVVYNTFPAGQPELIALEKALKGAMVPAGSAREPDFGREVPLFEVEATAVEPVFQKLYSYIFDIKSGGYSAKEMDRPVPTAIFIVNFDKVRMDPRNKEVDLDSLMYSKLTPLTNEEMKQQEGDYIYRYRYNGGGASQVWLSSGRFVVIDLSAGPCTYGKIETEEGSVSPRTLPRIRSILFPGGLASVSNRATHDNFMGHLAALVATTVEHVIAPDVRFETVDLTTRLLIPIIILQNHNRYNIMVKGHNYSIDIEAIEAEVKKLVHDDQEVVIIGGSHALHHHEKLAIAVSKAMRGHSLQETKRDGRFHVHTKTYLDGAILKEEMERSADVLAAGLLEMADPSLSNKFFLRQQHWMDESENSTDSVLKHKPLWASYNSKVGKDKKKKKQKKKGDLHPTYGTRVIPVFVLSLADVDPQLMMEDESFVWTGNDVVIVLEHQSPNIPLSYVSETERRHAIPSQAQRHIVAGLASAVGGLSAPYEKASHVHERPVVNWLWAAGCHPFGPFSNTSRISQMLQDVALRNTIYARVDSALRTIRDTSEAVQSFAAEYLKTPLGEPVKGKKNKSTTELWLEKFYKKTTNLPEPFPHELVERLEKYLDNLEEQLVDLSSLLYDHRLQDAHLNSSDILQSTMFTQQYVENVLTSERERMRCCNIEFKYLMHSSQTFVYGGILLAGFFVYFIVIFFSSPPGQ, from the exons ATGGAATCGAGATCGAGGTTATCGTCTATGTTATCATATGCGATATTTCTCGTTACACTCAGTGGACTCGCAACTCTCTCCGATTCTACTCAACAAGCGTTCAAAAGAGACCCCGGCCTCCCTCACTGGCACCATAGCGCATTCCTCGAAGTTCGCGACAGCGTCCGATCCGATGTTCGCCGCACGCTCCACACGCGTGCTGAG GTTCCATTTCAGGTTCCGCTCGAGGTGAATGTGGTGCTAATTGGTCTCAATGGAGATGGTGGCTATCGGTACAATGTCGATTCACAGAAATTGGAGGAGTTTCTGAGAGTTAGCTTTCCCTCTCATAGGCCTTCCTGTCTCGAGACCGAGGAGCCCCTTGATATCGAACATCatgttgtttataacacatttcCT GCAGGACAGCCAGAATTGATTGCGCTTGAGAAGGCACTGAAGGGGGCCATGGTTCCTGCTGGTTCTGCAAGAGAG CCTGATTTTGGGAGAGAGGTGCCCCTATTTGAGGTGGAAGCAACAGCTGTGGAGCCAGTATTCCAAAAgctatattcatatatatttgaCATCAAAAGTGGGGGATATTCTGCTAAAGAGATGGATAGACCTGTGCCAACTGCTATATTTATTGTTAACTTCGACAAG GTCAGAATGGATCCTAGGAATAAAGAGGTTGATCTTGATAGTTTGATGTATAGCAAACTTACCCCACTGACTAATGAAGAAATGAAACAACAAGAGGGAGACTACATATATCGATATCGATACAATGGAGGAGGAGCGTCTCAAGTTTGGCTTAGCTCTGGAAG GTTTGTTGTGATCGACCTATCGGCTGGCCCTTGTACTTACGGGAAGATTGAAACTGAAGAAGGAAGTGTCAGTCCTAGAACATTGCCACGAATACGGAGTATCTTATTTCCAGGGGGTTTGGCTTCTGTCAGTAATCGTGCTACTCATGATAATTTCATGGGACATCTTGCTGCCTTGGTAGCAACCACAGTTGAGCATGTTATAGCTCCAGATGTTCG GTTTGAAACTGTTGATCTGACGACAAGGCTGCTTATACCTATTATTATCCTCCAAAACCATAACCGGTATAATATTATGGTAAAAGGTCATAATTACAGCATAGATATTGAAGCAATTGAAGCAGAG GTGAAGAAGTTGGTTCATGATGACCAAGAAGTAGTGATTATAGGGGGGTCACATGCACTGCACCATCATGAGAAGTTGGCTATTGCTGTGTCAAAAGCTATGCGTGGCCATTCCTTGCAAGAAACAAAGAGGGATGGGCGCTTCCATGTTCATACGAAGACATATCTTGATGGTGCCATTCTTAAAGAA GAGATGGAACGTTCTGCAGATGTGCTTGCTGCAGGTTTACTTGAAATGGCTGACCCATCTCTTTCAAATAAGTTTTTCCTTCGCCAG CAGCATTGGATGGATGAATCCGAGAATTCAACTGATTCGGTTCTGAAGCATAAACCTCTATGGGCTAGTTACAACTCGAAAGTTGGCAaggataagaaaaagaaaaaacagaagaaaaaagGCGATCTGCACCCAACTTATGGAACTAGAGTTATTCCTGT CTTTGTGCTATCATTGGCTGATGTTGATCCACAACTTATGATGGAAGATGAAAGCTTTGTTTGGACTGGAAATGATGTTGTCATAGTACTTGAGCACCAAAGTCCAAATATACCTCTGAG TTATGTTTCTGAGACTGAGAGAAGGCATGCTATTCCATCACAAGCACAGCGCCATATTGTAGCAGGGCTTGCTTCTGCTGTGGGTGGTTTGAGTGCACCATATGAAAAAGCTTCTCATGTACATGAAAGACCTGTTGTGAATTGGCTCTGGGCTGCGGGTTGTCACCCGTTTGGACCATTCTCAAATACATCTCGAATTAGTCAAATGCTTCAGGATGTTGCACTG AGAAATACGATTTATGCACGTGTAGATTCTGCTCTCAGAACCATTCGTGATACATCGGAG gctgtccaatCTTTTGCTGCTGAATATTTAAAGACCCCACTTGGTGAACCTGTGAAGGGAAAGAAGAACAAGTCGACTACTGAACTATGGCTGGAGAAGTTTTACAAGAAAACAACAAACCTGCCTGAACCGTTCCCGCATGAATTAGTTGAGCGATTAGAGAAATACTTGGAT AACCTTGAGGAGCAACTCGTTGATCTTTCTTCTTTGTTATATGACCATCGACTACAAGATGCACATTTGAATAGTTCGGACATCCTTCAAAGCACCATGTTTACACAGCA GTACGTTGAGAATGTTTTGACAAGCGAGAGGGAGAGAATGAGATGCTGTAATATTGAATTCAAATACCTGATGCATTCTTCCCAAACTTTCGTCTATGGAGGAATTCTTCTTGCTGGGTTCTTTGTATATTTCATTGTCATTTTCTTTTCATCACCCCCCGGTCAATGA
- the LOC107915085 gene encoding probable protein phosphatase 2C 42 gives MLQGFMNLLSLCWKPFGHEKGNHGANGVLGGGGSSGGSKEGKDGLLWYRDIGKYGSGDFSMAVIQANQVLEDQSQIESGQYGTFVGIYDGHGGPETARYVCDHLFKHFRAIAAESQGVVTAETIQRAFRQTEEGFTTLVSESWSTRPNMATVGTCCLVGVIHQQTLFIANLGDSRVVLGKKVGNTGGIAALQLSTEHNANIAAIRQELKELHPNDPQIVVLKHGVWRVKGIIQVSRSIGDVYMKHARYNREPINGKFRLPEPMNLPILSANPTIISHDLQPNDSFLIFASDGLWEHLSNEKAVDIVHSHPRAGSAKRLVKAALQEAARKREMRYSDLRNIDKKVRRHFHDDITVIVLFFNHDLISRGVVQDPPVSIRSAVEHG, from the exons ATGCTCCAGGGATTCATGAATCTTCTCTCCCTCTGCTGGAAGCCATTCGGGCATGAGAAGGGAAATCACGGGGCGAACGGCGTTCTTGGCGGCGGAGGAAGTAGTGGCGGCTCAAAAGAAGGTAAAGATGGGTTGCTTTGGTATCGAGATATAGGGAAATATGGTTCCGGGGATTTTTCCATGGCCGTGATCCAAGCCAACCAGGTCCTTGAGGATCAGAGCCAGATCGAGTCCGGCCAATACGGTACTTTTGTTGGGATCTACGATGGACACGGCGGACCCGAGACGGCTCGTTACGTTTGCGATCACTTGTTCAAGCACTTTCGAG CAATAGCAGCCGAATCACAGGGGGTTGTGACTGCCGAGACCATTCAAAGAGCTTTTCGTCAAACGGAAGAAGGGTTCACTACCCTTGTGTCAGAGTCATGGAGTACTCGGCCCAATATGGCAACAGTTGGGACATGCTGCCTGGTTGGAGTAATACATCAGCAAACGCTTTTCATTGCGAATCTTGGTGATTCGCGCGTTGTACTGGGCAAGAAGGTTGGCAACACTGGAGGAATTGCTGCTTTGCAGTTGTCAACTGAACACAATGCAAATATCGCGGCTATCAGACAGGAACTTAAGGAATTACACCCAAATGATCCGCAAATCGTTGTCCTCAAGCATGGAGTTTGGCGAGTAAAGGGCATTATTCAG GTTTCTAGATCTATAGGCGATGTTTATATGAAACACGCAAGGTACAACAGGGAACCAATTAACGGAAAATTCAGACTTCCTGAACCAATGAACCTGCCTATATTGAGTGCTAATCCGACTATTATTTCTCATGATCTCCAACCAAATGATTCTTTCCTTATATTTGCATCCGATGGTCTATGGGAACACTTGAGTAATGAAAAAGCTGTGGATATTGTACACAGTCATCCGCGTGCA GGGAGTGCCAAAAGGCTGGTCAAAGCTGCCCTACAAGAAGCAGCAAGAAAACGAGAAATGAGATATTCTGATCTCCGGAACATCGACAAGAAAGTCCGACGCCATTTTCACGACGATATAACTGTTATTGTGTTATTCTTTAATCATGATCTTATATCCAGAGGTGTTGTCCAAGATCCTCCGGTATCCATTAGAAGTGCAGTAGAACACGGATAA
- the LOC107915086 gene encoding uncharacterized protein isoform X2, translating to MESRSRLSSMLSYAIFLVTLSGLATLSDSTQQAFKRDPGLPHWHHSAFLEVRDSVRSDVRRTLHTRAEVPFQVPLEVNVVLIGLNGDGGYRYNVDSQKLEEFLRVSFPSHRPSCLETEEPLDIEHHVVYNTFPAGQPELIALEKALKGAMVPAGSAREPDFGREVPLFEVEATAVEPVFQKLYSYIFDIKSGGYSAKEMDRPVPTAIFIVNFDKVRMDPRNKEVDLDSLMYSKLTPLTNEEMKQQEGDYIYRYRYNGGGASQVWLSSGRFVVIDLSAGPCTYGKIETEEGSVSPRTLPRIRSILFPGGLASVSNRATHDNFMGHLAALVATTVEHVIAPDVRFETVDLTTRLLIPIIILQNHNRYNIMVKGHNYSIDIEAIEAEVKKLVHDDQEVVIIGGSHALHHHEKLAIAVSKAMRGHSLQETKRDGRFHVHTKTYLDGAILKEEMERSADVLAAGLLEMADPSLSNKFFLRQHWMDESENSTDSVLKHKPLWASYNSKVGKDKKKKKQKKKGDLHPTYGTRVIPVFVLSLADVDPQLMMEDESFVWTGNDVVIVLEHQSPNIPLSYVSETERRHAIPSQAQRHIVAGLASAVGGLSAPYEKASHVHERPVVNWLWAAGCHPFGPFSNTSRISQMLQDVALRNTIYARVDSALRTIRDTSEAVQSFAAEYLKTPLGEPVKGKKNKSTTELWLEKFYKKTTNLPEPFPHELVERLEKYLDNLEEQLVDLSSLLYDHRLQDAHLNSSDILQSTMFTQQYVENVLTSERERMRCCNIEFKYLMHSSQTFVYGGILLAGFFVYFIVIFFSSPPGQ from the exons ATGGAATCGAGATCGAGGTTATCGTCTATGTTATCATATGCGATATTTCTCGTTACACTCAGTGGACTCGCAACTCTCTCCGATTCTACTCAACAAGCGTTCAAAAGAGACCCCGGCCTCCCTCACTGGCACCATAGCGCATTCCTCGAAGTTCGCGACAGCGTCCGATCCGATGTTCGCCGCACGCTCCACACGCGTGCTGAG GTTCCATTTCAGGTTCCGCTCGAGGTGAATGTGGTGCTAATTGGTCTCAATGGAGATGGTGGCTATCGGTACAATGTCGATTCACAGAAATTGGAGGAGTTTCTGAGAGTTAGCTTTCCCTCTCATAGGCCTTCCTGTCTCGAGACCGAGGAGCCCCTTGATATCGAACATCatgttgtttataacacatttcCT GCAGGACAGCCAGAATTGATTGCGCTTGAGAAGGCACTGAAGGGGGCCATGGTTCCTGCTGGTTCTGCAAGAGAG CCTGATTTTGGGAGAGAGGTGCCCCTATTTGAGGTGGAAGCAACAGCTGTGGAGCCAGTATTCCAAAAgctatattcatatatatttgaCATCAAAAGTGGGGGATATTCTGCTAAAGAGATGGATAGACCTGTGCCAACTGCTATATTTATTGTTAACTTCGACAAG GTCAGAATGGATCCTAGGAATAAAGAGGTTGATCTTGATAGTTTGATGTATAGCAAACTTACCCCACTGACTAATGAAGAAATGAAACAACAAGAGGGAGACTACATATATCGATATCGATACAATGGAGGAGGAGCGTCTCAAGTTTGGCTTAGCTCTGGAAG GTTTGTTGTGATCGACCTATCGGCTGGCCCTTGTACTTACGGGAAGATTGAAACTGAAGAAGGAAGTGTCAGTCCTAGAACATTGCCACGAATACGGAGTATCTTATTTCCAGGGGGTTTGGCTTCTGTCAGTAATCGTGCTACTCATGATAATTTCATGGGACATCTTGCTGCCTTGGTAGCAACCACAGTTGAGCATGTTATAGCTCCAGATGTTCG GTTTGAAACTGTTGATCTGACGACAAGGCTGCTTATACCTATTATTATCCTCCAAAACCATAACCGGTATAATATTATGGTAAAAGGTCATAATTACAGCATAGATATTGAAGCAATTGAAGCAGAG GTGAAGAAGTTGGTTCATGATGACCAAGAAGTAGTGATTATAGGGGGGTCACATGCACTGCACCATCATGAGAAGTTGGCTATTGCTGTGTCAAAAGCTATGCGTGGCCATTCCTTGCAAGAAACAAAGAGGGATGGGCGCTTCCATGTTCATACGAAGACATATCTTGATGGTGCCATTCTTAAAGAA GAGATGGAACGTTCTGCAGATGTGCTTGCTGCAGGTTTACTTGAAATGGCTGACCCATCTCTTTCAAATAAGTTTTTCCTTCGCCAG CATTGGATGGATGAATCCGAGAATTCAACTGATTCGGTTCTGAAGCATAAACCTCTATGGGCTAGTTACAACTCGAAAGTTGGCAaggataagaaaaagaaaaaacagaagaaaaaagGCGATCTGCACCCAACTTATGGAACTAGAGTTATTCCTGT CTTTGTGCTATCATTGGCTGATGTTGATCCACAACTTATGATGGAAGATGAAAGCTTTGTTTGGACTGGAAATGATGTTGTCATAGTACTTGAGCACCAAAGTCCAAATATACCTCTGAG TTATGTTTCTGAGACTGAGAGAAGGCATGCTATTCCATCACAAGCACAGCGCCATATTGTAGCAGGGCTTGCTTCTGCTGTGGGTGGTTTGAGTGCACCATATGAAAAAGCTTCTCATGTACATGAAAGACCTGTTGTGAATTGGCTCTGGGCTGCGGGTTGTCACCCGTTTGGACCATTCTCAAATACATCTCGAATTAGTCAAATGCTTCAGGATGTTGCACTG AGAAATACGATTTATGCACGTGTAGATTCTGCTCTCAGAACCATTCGTGATACATCGGAG gctgtccaatCTTTTGCTGCTGAATATTTAAAGACCCCACTTGGTGAACCTGTGAAGGGAAAGAAGAACAAGTCGACTACTGAACTATGGCTGGAGAAGTTTTACAAGAAAACAACAAACCTGCCTGAACCGTTCCCGCATGAATTAGTTGAGCGATTAGAGAAATACTTGGAT AACCTTGAGGAGCAACTCGTTGATCTTTCTTCTTTGTTATATGACCATCGACTACAAGATGCACATTTGAATAGTTCGGACATCCTTCAAAGCACCATGTTTACACAGCA GTACGTTGAGAATGTTTTGACAAGCGAGAGGGAGAGAATGAGATGCTGTAATATTGAATTCAAATACCTGATGCATTCTTCCCAAACTTTCGTCTATGGAGGAATTCTTCTTGCTGGGTTCTTTGTATATTTCATTGTCATTTTCTTTTCATCACCCCCCGGTCAATGA